Genomic segment of Mycobacterium botniense:
GTGATCCAGGCGGTCGGCTGACATGGCGCACCTTCGGCTGCGGTGATCGTGAACCGGAGTGGTGCGGTGGTGATCGGTGCCGCGGTGGCTGTGTTGGTTGTCGCTTGCGCGTCCTCGCCGATACCGAAAACGCTGCCAACCTCTCTGCCCTCCCGGGTCAACCCCGCCAACATCAGGAGGGTCGGTGCTGACCTGCCGCGCGGCTATGAAGTCACCAAGATCACAGGCATTTCCGCGCCGAGCGGGATCTGGGGTCTCGGCGCCGGCCCGACGGCGCAACCCGCGCAGTGCGGGGTTCTCGCGGACCCGGTTCACGGACGCAGCGATTCCGCGCAAGGTGTGTCGGGCTCGGGTGCGGACGGTACCGTCTATGCGGTCGTTGCCGCGGCTCCGTCGGGCCCGCTGGTCCTGGACCGAAACCTGGTTGGCCAGTGTGCGCAATGGACTATGCGCGGCGGGAATGCCAAGGCTAACGTCCGTCTCATCGATCCCCCGCACATCGATGGCGCCGAGACTCTTGGTATGGCGACTGACACCACTACATCCGTTGAGGGTGGCATCCAAATCATTTCTCACACTTATACATTCAGTGCATATTTAGGTGACTATTACGCGTTTACGGCACTGGTAACCGAGCCCGGATCACTGCATGCACCGCTCACGCCGCGATTCGCGGCGGATCTGCTGGTGAAAACAGTGTCTGTGTTGCGCAGCTGATCACGATGCGTCGGGTAGATTGGCCGCGATGGTCAAGGCGGTGCTCACGATGGGGTGTGCGTGCTGGCTGGCCGCCTGCGCGTCCGGCAAACCGGCGGATTCCGCTGATATCGCCAGGGTCGCCGACGTAAAGTCGAGTTTCGGCCCGGAGTTCCACGTCACCACCATCGCTCCGACGGGTATTGACCCGAAGTTGTTCGGCGCCCGGAAACTGCCCGAGGGACTGCGATTCGAGCCGCCGGGCTGCGCGCAATTCGCCGCCGGGCAGGCGATGCCACCCGGTTTGCAGGGCAACATGGCTGCGGTGAGCGCCGAGGGTGACGGCAACCGGTTCATCACCATCGCGCTGGAGACCTCACAGCCGGTGCCGGTGAGCGATCCCGGGCAGAACTGTGCGAAAGTGGGTTTCACCGGGGGACAGGTGCGTGGCGTCGTCGAGGTTGTCGAAGCGCCGCAGATCGCGGGTGCCCGCACGCTGGGTGTGCACCGAGTGGTACAGACCCTCGTCGATGGAAAACCCCACACCGGCGAGCTATATGACTACTCTGCTCATTTCGGCAGATATCAGGTCATCGTCGTCGCCAATCCGCTTGTCGTTCCGGGCAAGCCGGTCGTTTCGGTCGACACGCAGCGGGCCCGTGACTTGCTGGTCAAGGCGGTGACCGCGGTCAAAAGTTGACCCGCCCGGCGGCGATGCGGGCCGCGGCATAACAGAGCTAGCGGACGTCACGTGGTCGAAACTGAATACTCACCCGTGGACCGGAGGGCGCCGACGTCTTAAGAACCGAATGCTCCCAAGTACGCTGGCACGACCCACCCATGACCAGCAGATCGCCGTGTCCCAGGGGCAGACGCAGCGAAGGACCGCCGCCGCCGCGGGGACGGAGTGCGAAGTTGCGGGACGCGCCCAGGCTGATGATCGCGACCATGGTGTCCTCCGTGCGGCCCCGGCCGATGGTGTCGCCATGCCAGGCCACACTGTCAGAGCCATCCCGGTAGAGGCAGAGCCCGACCGTGGTGAACGGTTCGCCGAGTTCGCCGGCGTAGATGTCATTGAGTCGTCCCCGCAGGAAAGCCAGCTGCGGATGCGGGGGATCCTCGCGGGTCAGATCATGAAAACTGACCAGCCGGGGTACATCGACGACCCGGTCGTACATCTGGCGGCGCTCGGCGTGCCAAGGTACGCCCGGCAGCAGCGCCTCGAATAGATCGTCGGCATCAGCCAACCAGCCGGAGCGGTACTCGATCCACGCGCCGTCACCGAGGTAGCGGCGCTCCTCGAGCTCAAACAGCGAGTCCTGCACCGGGACCAGCACGACAGCCAGTTTATCGTACATCCGTTCGACCAGGTGAGCCCGGCCGGGCCACGCGGGGCACGCAGCCAAGCCGGCTGAGGACGAGCTGCGCTGAGATTAATGGCGCTACCGTGCTAGATGTGAGCGTCACCCAGTTGGGTTCCAATTCGGAGGTCGGGACACTGCGGGTGGCTATCCTGCACCGCCCTGGCGCCGAGTTACAACGTCTGACTCCGCGCAACAACGACCAGCTGCTGTTCGACGGGCTGCCCTGGGTCGCACGCGCGCAGGAGGAACACGACGCGTTCGCGGAATTGCTGCGTTCCCGCGGCGTGGAAGTGCTGCTGCTGTCGGACCTGCTGACCGAGGCCCTGGAAAGCGGCGCAGCGCGGATGCAGGGCATCGCTGCCGCGGTCGACGCTCGCCGGCTCGGATTCCAGTTGGCGCAGGAGCTTTCGGCGTACCTGCGAGGACTCGCCCCCGCCGCATTGGCGCACGTCTTGATGGCCGGTATGACCTTCACCGAACTTCCCACAGACACCAGGACCGATGTGTCGTTAGTGCGTCTTATGCACCATGGTGCGGATTTCGTCATCGAACCGCTGCCGAACCTGGTGTTCACCCGTGATTCGTCGATCTGGATCGGTCCCCGGGTGATCATTCCGTCGCTGGCGTTGCCGGCGCGCGCACGTGAGGCGGCGTTAACTGATCTGATTTATGCTCACCATCCGCGGTTCACCGGTGTGCGCCGCGCCTACGAATCGCACACCGCCCCGGTGGAAGGTGGCGACGTGTTGTTGCTCGCACCCGGGGTGGTCGCGGTCGGCGTCGGCGAGCGGACCACACCCGCCGGCGCGGAATCCCTGGCTCGCAGCCTATTCGATGACGGCTTGGCCGATACGGTCCTGGCGGTGCCGATCGAACAAAAGCGTGCGCAGATGCATCTGGACACGGTGTGCACAATGGTTGACACCGACGCGGTCGTGATGTACGCGAACGTGGTGGACACGTTGTCGGCGTTCACGATTCAGCGCACGCTCGACGGGTTGAAGATCAGCGAAGAGGCACGGTTCATCGACGCGGCCGCCAATGCAATGGGTATCGACAAGCTGCGCGTCATTCATACCGGGCTGGACCCGGTGATCGCTGAACGCGAGCAGTGGGACGACGGCAATAACACGCTGGCGGTGGCGCCCGGTGTCGTCGTCGCCTACGAGCGCAACGTGCAGACCAATCCGCGCCTGCAGGACGCGGGTATCGAGGTGCTGACCATCGCGGCCTCGGAGTTGGGCACCGGGCGCGGCGGCCCGCGCTGTATGTCCTGTCCCGTCGCGCGCGACCCGCTATGACTTTCGCTGCGCGTCGGAAGACAGCGACGCGATGATCGGCTGCTGACCACCCATATCGAGGTATGGCCGCGCGGGCGGCCGGCCACAACTATGCGCCGACGGTCATGACCTCAGCGCCAGCTGGGTAGCCAGATCTCCATGTTCCAGGTGGTCTGGGAGATCGGCTGACCGGTGAGCACCGGGAACAGCCACGCAAAGTTGGTCAGCACGAGTGCGACATAACACGACACGACGATCAGCCCCAGCGTGCGCCGTTCCGCGCCTTGACCGGGTTGGTAGAGGATGTCGCCGAGGATCAGCGCGATCGCCATCACCAGAAACGGCGCCATGGCGGCCGCATAAAAGAAGTACATCTGCCGGTCGATGTCGGCGAACCACGGCAACCACCCGGCGCAGTAGCCGATCAGCACCGCCGCGTAGCGCCAGTCCTGACGCACGAACGCGCGCCAGGCCGCGTAGCCGAGGACCGGAACCGAAAGCCACCACATGGCGGGGGTGCCGACCAGCATCACCGCTTTCACACACGACTGCGCGCCGCAGCCGGGAACGTTTTGCTGGTCGATGGCGTAGAGCACGGGACGCAGCGACATCGGCCAGGCCCACGGTTTGGACTCCCACGGATGGTAATTGCCGGCGGAATTCGTCAGCCCGGCATGGAATTGGTAGGCCTTGTAGGTGTAGTGCCACAACGACCGGATGGCTTCGGGCAGCGGGATCACACTACGCTCGCCGATCGACTGGCCGACCTCGTGCCGGTTGATCGCGGTTTCGGAAGCGAACCACGGTGCATAGGAAGCCAAATACACCGCGAACGGGATCACCCCCAGCGCATAGATCGTCGGTCCCAGGTCGCGCCGCAGCGTGCCCAGCCACGGTCTGGGCACCCGGTACTGGCGACGAGCGGCGATGTCGAACCCCACCGACATCGCGCCGAAGAACAGCACGAAATACAAGCCGGACCACTTGGTCGCGCAAGCTAATCCGAGCAACACCCCGGCACCGAACCGCCACCAGCGCACACCCAGCCGTGGTCCCCACTCGGTCTCATCGGCGCGGCCCTGCAGCAGCACGGTGTGCATCCGTTGACGGACCTGGTCGCGGTCGACGATGAGCGCGCCGAAAGCCGCTACCACAAAAAACGCAAGAAACCCGTCCAGCAGTGCGGTGCGGGAGGCCACGAAGCTGACGCCGTCAGCGATGAGCAGCAACCCGGCGATGCCACCGACCAGCGTCGAGCGGCTGATCCGCCGCACGATCCGAACCACCAGGCCCACCATGACGACGCCGAGCAGCGCGCCGGTGAACCGCCAGCCGACCCCGGTGTAGCCGAAGACCGCCTCGCCGACGGCGATCAGCTGCTTGCCGACCGGGGGGTGCACGACCAGGCCGAACCCGGGGTTGTCCTCTACCCCGTGGTTGTGCAGCATCTGCCAGGCCTGCGGTGCGTAATGCTTCTCGTCGAAGATCGGTGTCCCGGCGTCGGTCGGCGAGCCGAGGTTGAGGAACCGGGTCACCGCGGCCAGCGCGGTGACCACCGCGGTGACAACCCAGCCGCGCGACCGGTCGGCGGGCCCGAAATCCGGGATCGGCACCAGCGGCCCGGGGCTGATGACGGGTACCGCGCGCTCCGTGACGGCGAGCGGAGTTTCGCGGGCCAGAGCGGTCATCACATCGATCGTAGGCTGTGCGGCATGGGTGGTGGTCGATTGTTGCTGGCCGCGACCCCGCTGGGCCAGCCGGGCGACGCCTCACCGCGGCTCATCGCCGCGCTGGGCGGCGCCGAGATGATCGCCGCCGAGGACACCCGGCGGGTGCGCAAGCTGGCCCGGGCGCTCGGCGTGCAGATCGGCGGCAAGGTGGTCAGTCTGTTCGACCAGAACGAGCCGGCGCGGGTGCCGACGGTAGTCGCCGCAATCGAGGCCGGTGCGACGGTACTGCTGGTCAGCGACGCCGGTATGCCGGTGATCAGTGATCCGGGGCACCGGCTGGTGGTCGCCTGCATCGACGCGGGGCTGGCGGTGACCTGCCTGCCCGGACCGTCGGCGGTCACGACGGCGTTGGCGGTGTCCGGGTTGCCGTCGGACAAGTTCTGTTTCGAGGGTTTCGCCCCGCGCCGGCAAGCGGCGCGCAAAGCGTGGTTGGGCACGCTGGCCGGCGAGCGACGGACCTGCGTGTTCTTCGAATCGCCGCGCCGCTTGTCGGCATGTCTGCGCGACGCGGCCGAGCAGCTGGGGCCGTCCCGGCGTGCGGTGGTGTGCCGCGAGCTGACGAAAGCGCACGAAGAAGTGGTGCGCGGATCGCTCGCCGAGCTGGCAGCCTGGGCGACCGCCGGGGTGCTCGGAGAGATCACCGTCGTGCTGGAGGGTGCGCACCCGTGCGCCGACCTGTCGGCATTGGTGGCCCAGGTAAACGCGCGGGTCGACGCCGGGATGGGCATCAAGAACGCGTGCGCCCAGGTGATCGCCGAGACCCCGGGCGCGCCGTCACGACGTGACCTCTACGAGGCGGTTTTGCGGTCGCGACGCTGAGGCCACCGCACTTCCGATGATCGGTGCCGCTTTGTGCAGGCACTCCTCCCATTCCGCATCGGGGTCCGAATCGGCTGTGATCCCACCACCGACTCCCAGCACTGCGCCGCCGGCAGTATCGAACTCGACGGTGCGGATCGCGACATTGAGCTCGCATCCTGCTATTGGCGATGCTAAACCCACTGTGCCGCAGTAGACGCCGCGGCGTCGTTGTTCCCAGCGCGAAAGCAGTTGGCGAGCACGCAGTTTGGGTGTTCCGGTGACCGACGCCGGCGGAAACGTGGCGTCCAACAACGTGGACGTGGCCAGGTCGACGGGTACCCGCGCTGACACCGTCGACACCAGGTGCCACACGCCGGGGGCGCGCCGCACCACCAACAGCTCGGGCACGGTCACGCTGCCGGTGACCGCCACCCGGCTCAGGTCATTGCGGACCAGGTCGACGATCATGACATTTTCGGCCACGTCCTTGACCGACGCGCGCAGCGCCGAGGGCCAGGCATCCAGCGGTAGCGTGCCTTTGATGGGGCTGGACGTCACCACCTCACCGCAGCGGCGCAGGAAAAGCTCCGGCGACAGGGATGCCACCGCACCCCATGCACCAGCGACAAAGGCGGCCCGGGCCGGGGCGGTACGCGCAACCGCGTCGACGAAAAAATCCAGCGGCGTCCCCGCGATCGTTCCGGTGAATTGTGTGCACACGCACGCCTGATAGACCTCGCCCGCACTGATCGCTTCCAGGCAGGCCTGCACCCCGGCGCGGTGCGCCGCCCGATCGGCCCCGCTCCAGTCGATCCGGTAGTGCCGCCCTGCGGCCGGGGCGGCCAAGGTGTCGGCCAGCCAGCCCGGTATGGGTGTGCCGGACAAGCTTTCGTACCACCACCGCCCGTCGCGGTCGCGGCGCAACAGGCTGTCGGTCCAGCCCCCGGCGGCTTCGGGGATCCGGTGGGCGCGCCCGTCGGCGCCGGGGTCCGGATAGGACAGGTAGCCGATCCAGCCGCCACCCACCGCTGTCGTCTCGGAGCCGGGTTTGACGTCGAACACGTCGGTGACAGCCACCGGTTGCACCGATACGCTCGGTGCGATCACCGCGTCCGCGCCGAACCAGTCGCCGGTGAGCGCGGCCGGCGGTGGCAGGCCCATCCGACTGGTGGCCTCGCCGAGAGCGCGCAGCACCCCCGGTGCCCCGCCCAGATCGCCCAGCCGGTCGACTCGCACCATTCCAGCTTGGCAGATGCCCGGTGCCTGCTCCGCGAGCGTCGCCCACCCGCTTACACGCGGCTGATCTGGCGTGTCGCCAGAACTGATTTACCGGCTGGATGTCGGCATGGTGGTGGGATGCTGCCGGACTCGTCCGACACCCACCCGGCCGCGGGCGAGCCGCTAACACCGAGCTGAGCTTGTTCGACTTCACGCGCGCGGCTGGCCCGACTCACTGCGGCTGATAACGGGGGAACACACCCGTGGGAGGCGGCAACACCGTGCCGGGGGCGAGACGCTCACCGAGCGCCGCGAACGTCCGGCGTTCAGCGGGCTGGCCGAGCAGGTCGAGCAGCTTGCCCGCCGATTCGGGCATGACGGGTTGAACGAGCAGCGCCGCGATGCGCACCACCTCGCAGGTGGTGTAGAGCACGGTGCGAAAACGGGCCTGATCTTCCTCGGATTCGCTCTTGCGCAACACCCACGGCTGCTGTGCGGAGAAGTACTTGTTCGCCGCGCCGAGCATCAGCCAGATCGCCTCCAGCGCCACATGCAGCGCCTGGGTGTCGAAGGCGGCGCGCACGCGGTCCAGCAGACCATCGGCAGCCGCCAGCAGGTCCTCGTCATCACTGGTGAAATCTCCTGGTGCAGGGACGATTCCGTCGAGGTTCTTGGCCACCATCGACAGCGACCGTTGGGCCAGGTTGCCCAGCTCATTGGCCAGATCGGTATTGATCCGGGTGATGATCGCCTCGTCGCTGTAGCTGCCGTCCTGGCCGAACGGGACCTCCCGCAACAGGAAGTAGCGCACCTGGTCGACCCCGAACCGCTCGACCAGCTCCACCGGGTCGATGACATTGCCCACCGACTTGCTCATTTTCTCGCCCCGGTTGAGCAGAAACCCGTGAGCGAAAACCCTTCGGGGCAGTTCGATTCCGGCGGACATCAAAAACGCCGGCCAGTACACGGCGTGAAACCGGATGATGTCCTTGCCGATCATGTGCAGGTCGGCGGGCCAGTACCGGCGGAACAGGTCCGAACCGGTGTCGGGGTAGCCGACCCCGGTGAGGTAGTTGGTCAGCGCGTCCACCCAGACGTACATGACGTGGCCGGGGTGCCCGGGCACCGGCACACCCCAGTCGAATGAGGTGCGCGAGATCGACAGGTCACGCAGCCCGGCGGAGACAAAGCTGACGACCTCGTTGCGGCGCGCCTCGGGGGCGATGAAATCCGGGTTGGCCTCATAGTGAGCCAGCAGTTTGTCGGCGTACGCGGAGAGCCGGAAGAAACAGGTCTGTTCCTCGGTCCAGGTCACCGGGGCACCGGTTTCGCTCGCCACCCGGGTCCCGTCCTCGAGCACGGTGGTTTCCGATTCGACGAAAAACCGCTCGTCACGCACCGAGTACCACCCCGAATAGGTGTCCAGGTAGATATCACCGGCCGCCGCCATCCGCCGCCAAATCGCCTGGGACGCTTCGTAGTGGTCCGGATCGGTGGTGCGGATGAACCGGTCGAAGGAGATGTTGAGCCTTTCCTGCAGGTGCTGAAACACATCCGAGTTGCGCCGCGCCAGCTCGGCGGTCGGCAGCCCCTCGGCCGCGGCGGCTTGCGCGACCTTGAGGCCGTGCTCATCGGTGCCGGTCTGAAAGCGAACGTCGAAGCCGTCGAGCCGCTTGAACCGGGCAATCGCGTCGGCGGCGATGTACTCGTACACGTGCCCCAGGTGTGGTGCGGCGTTGGGGTAGGTGATCGCGGTCGTGATGTAGTAGGGCTTCATCAGAGCTCCACCCTATTGTGTGCGGGTGACCGCTAACCGGCTTGGTCAACGCCAAGCGCCGCCCGCCCCGGAGCCATTGACCCCGTTGTTGGACGCGCACACCCACCTCGACGCCTGCGGGGCTGCGGGCCCCGAGGGGGTGGCTGCCATCGTGGACCGCGCCACGGCGGCCGGTGTCATGGCCGTCGTCACCGTCGCCGACGATTTGGACTCCGCACGCTGGGTGACCCGCGCCGCCGAGTGGAATCCGCGGGTCTACGCGGCCGTGGCGCTGCACCCAACCCGCGCCACTGCGCTCACCGATGTTGCGCGCGCCGAAATCGA
This window contains:
- a CDS encoding DUF5642 family protein; protein product: MVNRSGAVVIGAAVAVLVVACASSPIPKTLPTSLPSRVNPANIRRVGADLPRGYEVTKITGISAPSGIWGLGAGPTAQPAQCGVLADPVHGRSDSAQGVSGSGADGTVYAVVAAAPSGPLVLDRNLVGQCAQWTMRGGNAKANVRLIDPPHIDGAETLGMATDTTTSVEGGIQIISHTYTFSAYLGDYYAFTALVTEPGSLHAPLTPRFAADLLVKTVSVLRS
- a CDS encoding DUF5642 family protein; protein product: MVKAVLTMGCACWLAACASGKPADSADIARVADVKSSFGPEFHVTTIAPTGIDPKLFGARKLPEGLRFEPPGCAQFAAGQAMPPGLQGNMAAVSAEGDGNRFITIALETSQPVPVSDPGQNCAKVGFTGGQVRGVVEVVEAPQIAGARTLGVHRVVQTLVDGKPHTGELYDYSAHFGRYQVIVVANPLVVPGKPVVSVDTQRARDLLVKAVTAVKS
- a CDS encoding alpha-ketoglutarate-dependent dioxygenase AlkB; this translates as MLVPVQDSLFELEERRYLGDGAWIEYRSGWLADADDLFEALLPGVPWHAERRQMYDRVVDVPRLVSFHDLTREDPPHPQLAFLRGRLNDIYAGELGEPFTTVGLCLYRDGSDSVAWHGDTIGRGRTEDTMVAIISLGASRNFALRPRGGGGPSLRLPLGHGDLLVMGGSCQRTWEHSVLKTSAPSGPRVSIQFRPRDVR
- the arcA gene encoding arginine deiminase, which encodes MSVTQLGSNSEVGTLRVAILHRPGAELQRLTPRNNDQLLFDGLPWVARAQEEHDAFAELLRSRGVEVLLLSDLLTEALESGAARMQGIAAAVDARRLGFQLAQELSAYLRGLAPAALAHVLMAGMTFTELPTDTRTDVSLVRLMHHGADFVIEPLPNLVFTRDSSIWIGPRVIIPSLALPARAREAALTDLIYAHHPRFTGVRRAYESHTAPVEGGDVLLLAPGVVAVGVGERTTPAGAESLARSLFDDGLADTVLAVPIEQKRAQMHLDTVCTMVDTDAVVMYANVVDTLSAFTIQRTLDGLKISEEARFIDAAANAMGIDKLRVIHTGLDPVIAEREQWDDGNNTLAVAPGVVVAYERNVQTNPRLQDAGIEVLTIAASELGTGRGGPRCMSCPVARDPL
- a CDS encoding dolichyl-phosphate-mannose--protein mannosyltransferase — encoded protein: MTALARETPLAVTERAVPVISPGPLVPIPDFGPADRSRGWVVTAVVTALAAVTRFLNLGSPTDAGTPIFDEKHYAPQAWQMLHNHGVEDNPGFGLVVHPPVGKQLIAVGEAVFGYTGVGWRFTGALLGVVMVGLVVRIVRRISRSTLVGGIAGLLLIADGVSFVASRTALLDGFLAFFVVAAFGALIVDRDQVRQRMHTVLLQGRADETEWGPRLGVRWWRFGAGVLLGLACATKWSGLYFVLFFGAMSVGFDIAARRQYRVPRPWLGTLRRDLGPTIYALGVIPFAVYLASYAPWFASETAINRHEVGQSIGERSVIPLPEAIRSLWHYTYKAYQFHAGLTNSAGNYHPWESKPWAWPMSLRPVLYAIDQQNVPGCGAQSCVKAVMLVGTPAMWWLSVPVLGYAAWRAFVRQDWRYAAVLIGYCAGWLPWFADIDRQMYFFYAAAMAPFLVMAIALILGDILYQPGQGAERRTLGLIVVSCYVALVLTNFAWLFPVLTGQPISQTTWNMEIWLPSWR
- the rsmI gene encoding 16S rRNA (cytidine(1402)-2'-O)-methyltransferase; protein product: MGGGRLLLAATPLGQPGDASPRLIAALGGAEMIAAEDTRRVRKLARALGVQIGGKVVSLFDQNEPARVPTVVAAIEAGATVLLVSDAGMPVISDPGHRLVVACIDAGLAVTCLPGPSAVTTALAVSGLPSDKFCFEGFAPRRQAARKAWLGTLAGERRTCVFFESPRRLSACLRDAAEQLGPSRRAVVCRELTKAHEEVVRGSLAELAAWATAGVLGEITVVLEGAHPCADLSALVAQVNARVDAGMGIKNACAQVIAETPGAPSRRDLYEAVLRSRR
- a CDS encoding aminodeoxychorismate synthase component I — encoded protein: MRVDRLGDLGGAPGVLRALGEATSRMGLPPPAALTGDWFGADAVIAPSVSVQPVAVTDVFDVKPGSETTAVGGGWIGYLSYPDPGADGRAHRIPEAAGGWTDSLLRRDRDGRWWYESLSGTPIPGWLADTLAAPAAGRHYRIDWSGADRAAHRAGVQACLEAISAGEVYQACVCTQFTGTIAGTPLDFFVDAVARTAPARAAFVAGAWGAVASLSPELFLRRCGEVVTSSPIKGTLPLDAWPSALRASVKDVAENVMIVDLVRNDLSRVAVTGSVTVPELLVVRRAPGVWHLVSTVSARVPVDLATSTLLDATFPPASVTGTPKLRARQLLSRWEQRRRGVYCGTVGLASPIAGCELNVAIRTVEFDTAGGAVLGVGGGITADSDPDAEWEECLHKAAPIIGSAVASASRPQNRLVEVTS
- the metG gene encoding methionine--tRNA ligase, translated to MKPYYITTAITYPNAAPHLGHVYEYIAADAIARFKRLDGFDVRFQTGTDEHGLKVAQAAAAEGLPTAELARRNSDVFQHLQERLNISFDRFIRTTDPDHYEASQAIWRRMAAAGDIYLDTYSGWYSVRDERFFVESETTVLEDGTRVASETGAPVTWTEEQTCFFRLSAYADKLLAHYEANPDFIAPEARRNEVVSFVSAGLRDLSISRTSFDWGVPVPGHPGHVMYVWVDALTNYLTGVGYPDTGSDLFRRYWPADLHMIGKDIIRFHAVYWPAFLMSAGIELPRRVFAHGFLLNRGEKMSKSVGNVIDPVELVERFGVDQVRYFLLREVPFGQDGSYSDEAIITRINTDLANELGNLAQRSLSMVAKNLDGIVPAPGDFTSDDEDLLAAADGLLDRVRAAFDTQALHVALEAIWLMLGAANKYFSAQQPWVLRKSESEEDQARFRTVLYTTCEVVRIAALLVQPVMPESAGKLLDLLGQPAERRTFAALGERLAPGTVLPPPTGVFPRYQPQ